The Armatimonadota bacterium DNA window CATGAGGGTGATGCCGTCGTAGTCGACGGGCTCTCGATCCGGATCGCCGCAGACGCGGATGGCGAAGCCTTGTTCGGTGTCGGCGGTGTAGACGAGGGCGGCGCTGCCCTCGCCGGCTTCTTCGGTTACGATGTCCCACAGGCCGTCGCGCACACGGGCCGAGAGCGCGCCGACAAAGACTCCGGCCGACACCTCGATCATCCATCGAGAGAGCTGGCCGCGCAGGGAGGGCTTGACGGCAGTCATAACGAGCACGACCATGCTACTCTTCTTGCTCGCCTAAGAGCTCGTCCAAGTCTGCCACGATCTTTTGGAGAAAGCGGCTTTCTTTAAAGGCGTCGCGCATGGCATGGCGCACGCGGCGCTCCAGTAGATGTTCGCCTTGGGCGGCCTGTTCGAACGCGACGGGCACGGAAAGATCGAGCTTATAGAGGTCTGCCATATCGTACGCCAGGCTCAGTTGGTTGCCGGTGTGGACAAAGCCGAGACCGGGGCTGTAGCCCAGGGCGAGGATGGCGGCGCAACAGACCCCATAGAGGCAGGCATTGGCGGCGGAGAGGGCGCGATTGACGGGGCTGGCATCGTGCCAGTCGGCTTGGTCGTAGTCTCGGCCTTCCCATTCGATGCCGTATTGGTCGGCCAGTTTGCGGTAGGCGGCTCGGACTCGGGCGCCTTCCATGCCGCGGATCTGGTCGATGGAATGCTCGGGGCTGATGGGTTGTTTGAACCGCTTTTCGTACATTTTGCGGGCGACGGCGGTTCGTTGTTCGGGATCTGTGGCGAGTTTGGCTTGTCGGACCAGGTTGGCGCTGCTGCGGGGGCCGCCAAAGCCGTAGGCGTATGTGCGGACGCCTTCTTCTCCGACCCATGCGACGAGGCAGTCTTCTTTGACCAGTTGGGACATGGCGGCGTGGGTGAGGTTGGCGCCCGGGCCGAGCATGAGGAGGGCGACCCCGGCGATGGGGGCTTGGGTTTTGCCGTCGTCGGTGAAGGCGGCGACGGAATGGAGGTCGCGCTCGATAACGGCGCGCTCGACGTAGAGCACGCTGAGCTTTTCTTTAAAGACCGGCAAGAGTTGTCTGCCTATCGCCATGTCGCTGGTCGCTCCTATCGGCATTATTGGCAGGGCGGCGCCCGATCTTGAGGTTAAGGGATTGGGGCGAGGCTGAGGAGGCCGAACCCGTAGGACTTTTGGGGCCCGACGCCGTTGGCGACGGCTTGGAGGAGGGCTTCTTTGTCGGTTACGGTCAGGATGCCGTCGAATTGGACGGCGTGGAGTTCCTTTGGGCTGCCGTCGGATTTATACTCCTTGACCTTGGTGTCGAACCAGACGCGGTCGGTGAGGCTGACTTGTTCGATTTTGAATCCGTGCTGGTCGCCTTTGCGGTTTAGCCAGTCTCGCTGTTCGGGTTCTTCGGATAGGGCGAAGCGGCGGTTTTTGTGTTGGGGGTGCTTTCTGGGCGTTTTCCAGGAGGGTTTGGCCAGGAGTCGGAAGCGGAGCTTGTCGCCGGGGTTGCAGGGGGGGAGCTGCAGGGGTACGGGGCCGGAGACTTTGACGAAGGGGGGTAGTTTGGACCAGTCGGGCGGGGTTTTGGACTGGACGCAGATGTAGCCATGGTCGCCGTCGATGTCGAAGCGATAGAGGACTCGGGCTTTGGTGGCGGTTTGTTTGTCGGGGAAGCCTTTGTAGACGAGTTTGTGGAGCTCGTAGAAGTTTTGCCATCCGTCGGCGGCGATTTCGGTCGTGATGGGCGCGCTGATGGCTGTGATGTAGAGTTCTTGGTTCATGTTTAGGTCCAGAGTTTGGGGAGGTTGGGGACGCGGAAGTCGGGCAGGCTCGCGTCCAGAGTTCGAAGACGCTGTTCGATGGAGGCGACAAACCGCTCGACTTTGTCTTTCTTTGCGGGAGTCCAACCATGCGCCAATATCGAGAGGTTGCGGATTTGGAGGTAGTCGTCGAAGAGGAAGCGATTGCCGTCGAAGAAGGATTGGGCTTCGGGCATTCCAAGGGCTTTAGATAGACAGAAGGCGTCGGACAGCCCCAGTTTTGAGGGCCTTGAGCCTTCTGCCGATTTAGCCAGGGCGAGGAAATTGTTTACGGCGTCCTGTGGGATTTTGCTCCAATCTATCGCGGAGGGCTTGAGGTTTCGCAGGGAGAGGAGCCATTCGCCGATGGCTTCGAGCGCGCGGTAGGCGCGGGCTCCGGCGTCGTCGTATCGGCCTGCTTTGAGCTTGCGGCGGGCGTTTTGGAGCAGGTCGGCCACGGCGCAGAGACTGGGTTTTTCGTCTTGGCTGACGCGGCGTATCTGTGCCGATAGCGTTGTCATTTCGTCGCACCATTGCGCGAGGCTTTGGTTTCGGACTTCTTGAGCGACGAGTTTGATTTCGGCCGCGGCGTCCTGTAACTTTGTCGCCGGTCTGTCGTTGTCGTAGTGGTCGAAGCGGTCCCAATCGCTTAGACTGCTGCTGACCCCGACCAGCGATCGGTAGAGGCGGTAGGGCGCAGAATGAGAGGGGGCGATTTGAGCGAAGGCGCCGGCGGCGCCCTCGAAGTCGCTTCGGTTGAACAGTTCGACCGCGGCATCGCAGGCGATCATTCCGAGGGAATCGTCGGCGCTGCCTAATTGAACGAGTCGTTCCTCACCCGGAACGGGTTTGCCTTCCTTAAAATCCACATCTACGTAGAGCAGCACGGCTTCGGTGCGACCGGCGAAGAGGGTGATTCCGGCGCTCATCCATTTTCGGCCTGCGGTGGGGTTGATGGCGATGCGTCCTTGGTCGCCGATCTGTTCTCGAAGCCAGACATAGGCTTCATGCGCTTTGGCCACGAAGTCGTTGAGTTTGGTCGGGTCGTCTTCGACCTGTCTGACGTCGTATTGCGACGGTTTGAGGCCGGTTTCTTGGACGATCTCGTCGATTTTGGGCCGCGATCCGCTGGTGCACAGGAATGCGACGCGCTCTGGCTGGAGTTGTTTGATGGAGTAGATCTCCGATCCGACGCTCATTCCTACTGAAAGCAAAAGTCCGTCAACTTTGTCCATCGCTGACCTCGGACATCATAAGCGGCCACGTTGGGGCCAGGCCGTAGTGAACGTATTTTGAATTCGAGTCGGTGTCTGGCTTGCGCAGTTCCCCGACGCTCGCCCGATCATGGCCAAGTGGAAAACTGGAACCCGTCGCCAGCATGGGGGCGAAGGCGAGCTGGCCTTGGTTGCCCAAGGCGGGGTTGTCGCGTCTTCTTATAG harbors:
- the cas2e gene encoding type I-E CRISPR-associated endoribonuclease Cas2; its protein translation is MVVLVMTAVKPSLRGQLSRWMIEVSAGVFVGALSARVRDGLWDIVTEEAGEGSAALVYTADTEQGFAIRVCGDPDREPVDYDGITLMRFKTKAKR
- the cas1e gene encoding type I-E CRISPR-associated endonuclease Cas1; translated protein: MAIGRQLLPVFKEKLSVLYVERAVIERDLHSVAAFTDDGKTQAPIAGVALLMLGPGANLTHAAMSQLVKEDCLVAWVGEEGVRTYAYGFGGPRSSANLVRQAKLATDPEQRTAVARKMYEKRFKQPISPEHSIDQIRGMEGARVRAAYRKLADQYGIEWEGRDYDQADWHDASPVNRALSAANACLYGVCCAAILALGYSPGLGFVHTGNQLSLAYDMADLYKLDLSVPVAFEQAAQGEHLLERRVRHAMRDAFKESRFLQKIVADLDELLGEQEE
- the cas6e gene encoding type I-E CRISPR-associated protein Cas6/Cse3/CasE, which translates into the protein MNQELYITAISAPITTEIAADGWQNFYELHKLVYKGFPDKQTATKARVLYRFDIDGDHGYICVQSKTPPDWSKLPPFVKVSGPVPLQLPPCNPGDKLRFRLLAKPSWKTPRKHPQHKNRRFALSEEPEQRDWLNRKGDQHGFKIEQVSLTDRVWFDTKVKEYKSDGSPKELHAVQFDGILTVTDKEALLQAVANGVGPQKSYGFGLLSLAPIP
- a CDS encoding TIGR02710 family CRISPR-associated protein; the protein is MDKVDGLLLSVGMSVGSEIYSIKQLQPERVAFLCTSGSRPKIDEIVQETGLKPSQYDVRQVEDDPTKLNDFVAKAHEAYVWLREQIGDQGRIAINPTAGRKWMSAGITLFAGRTEAVLLYVDVDFKEGKPVPGEERLVQLGSADDSLGMIACDAAVELFNRSDFEGAAGAFAQIAPSHSAPYRLYRSLVGVSSSLSDWDRFDHYDNDRPATKLQDAAAEIKLVAQEVRNQSLAQWCDEMTTLSAQIRRVSQDEKPSLCAVADLLQNARRKLKAGRYDDAGARAYRALEAIGEWLLSLRNLKPSAIDWSKIPQDAVNNFLALAKSAEGSRPSKLGLSDAFCLSKALGMPEAQSFFDGNRFLFDDYLQIRNLSILAHGWTPAKKDKVERFVASIEQRLRTLDASLPDFRVPNLPKLWT